In the Buchnera aphidicola (Thelaxes suberi) genome, ATAAAAAAAAAAAAATAAATATTTATAAAAAAAAAACTTTAATTAAAAAACAATACTTTTGCAATAAAAAAAATTTAATACAATTTAAGAAAAAAATGGTTTATTTAAATCACCAAAAAAGGAATGATTTAGTAAGTTCAAATAACTTAAATAAAAAAAATGTATATTATTATATGCCAAAAAAACAAACAAAATTGTTAAACGAAATAGAAAAAAATATTTTTTATTCTAAAACAGACAATAGAATTATACATAATTCTTTCAAAAGAATTATTTTGAATGAGAAAAATAATTCTAATCAAAATTTTAATTTTTTATCAAATAATTCAGAACATAAAAAAAAAGATAAACTATATAAAGAAAATATTTTTTTAAAAAAATTATCTTTATTTTTAGGCGATAGATTACTATATATATCAAATAATATAAAAAATATATTAAATAATAATAATAAAATAATTCAATGCACTTTAACATTAAATAATATAAAAAAATTATATTTTTTGTTTCGAATAAGTAATCAAAAATTAGAATTTAGTTTTTTTTCTAAATGTTTTTCAATAATGAAATTATTAAGCAAATCTGTTCCTATTTTAAAAAAATTTTTTTTAAAAAAAGGATTAATTATAAAAAAAATTTTTTTTGATAAAAATAAATAAAAATAATTTATTTTAAGTTATTTATAATTATTTATATAAAAATTTTATAAAATGTTTTTAATAAATATTGGGGTATTTTAATGTCAAAAAGTATTAATACGCCACTTTTTAGTTTACAAAAAATTATTAAACAAAAAAAAATATTTTTTCTATGTAATAAAAAAAATAAAAATAAAAAAAATATTTTTTTGTATGACCCTAATATTAATATTTTGCATGTACAAAAAATATTAAAAATGCTGTACAAAGACAGTAAATGTTTTGCAAATATTATTGAAAAAACAATTAGTAAAACATTTTGTTCTGAAATAAAACTATCGTTGTGTGATATGTATATTGATAATTTTTATTATAATAAAAAAATGTTTTTTTATGAAGAAAATATATTTCCATTACATTTTACATATACTGAAATTCAATCTTGTAATAGTTATTTAATAGTAATGTTTCCTATAGTTTTTATTCAATCAATGATTTCTTATTTATTATGTATAAATAATGTAAATATGAATCAATTAGAAAAAAATTTTTTTGATTCTCATACATATAAGTATTTTACTAAAAAAATTATTTCTTTAATTACTAAAAAATATATTTCTTATTTATCAGATAAATTATATTTAAAATTAAATAAATTTATTTTGAAATTTAATTATAATTTCAATAATTTTTCTTATTTTATACAAAAGAGTGATTATATTCGATTAAAATATAATATAAAAATGAATTGTATATGTAGTAGTTTTTTTATCTTAATTCCTTTTACTTGTATTAAAAATTTGTGTCCTTCATTACAACTACATAATAAAAAATTACTGAATACAAATTGCTTAGAGAAAAAAAATAGTTTTATTATAGATGATTTTAAAGATATTAAAATAATTATTTCGGGAAGAATATATACAGTAACGTGTATGTTATCAGATTTATGTAATTTAAAAATAGGGGATGTAATACCTATATCAAATCTCAATACAATGTTTTTGTTTGCAGGAAATATATTGATAGCTTCAGGGAAAATTTATACTTTAAAAAAATTTTATTCTTGTTGTATAAAAAAAATTTATTAATATTTTATGAGAAAAATAAAAATGGACACTAATCAAGAATTTGATCAAAATAAAGAAAATAATAAATTGATAGAAAACCAAACTGATTTACCAGAAAATCAAGAAGAATTAAGTAAAGATTTTGAAAAAATAAGTAAAAAATGGAATGAACAACAAAACGTTAATAATATTGATAAGAATAATAATGTTTTAAATAGCAATATATCTATTCAAAATGTTCCAATGAAAATTACTATAGAACTTGGATCGTTACAAATGAAAATAAAAGATATATTAAAATTAAAACATGAATCACTATTAACATTAGATAAAGAAATTGGTAAGCCTTTAAATATTTTGGTAAATAATTATATTATTGCTCAAGGGGAAATAGTAGTTGTAGAAAATCAATATGGAATACGTATTACTAATATTATTAATCCTATAAATAATTTTTAATTGTTATATTTTAAACAGAATATTATGTATTGTAATTTATATGTATATATGATGATATTTTATATAAATATTGAAAATATTAAATAAATTTTTATTTTAATTTCAATTTTTATAAAATATTAAATAAATTTTATGTGAAATAATGCAATATCTTTAAATACATAGAGTTATTTTTATTATAAATTGAGTTAATTTTTAATTTTACGCAAGGTATTATAATGAAATATAGGTATATTCCAGTAATATTAACTGTTGTTATTTTTTTTCCTTTTATTAGTCATGCTGCATCGAATATCGATATTTTTAATCCGATTGTTAAGTTAATAGAGGAAAATAAATCGATAAGTTCACCTTTAGAATTATTAATATTTATAACTTCTTTGAGTTTTATATCTGCAGTTGTGTTAATGATGACGAGTTTTACACGTATTATTATCGTATTTAGTTTATTACGTAATGCAATAGGAACGCCTTATGCTCCCCCTAATCAAGTTTTAATAGGTTTAGCTTTAATTCTTACCTTTTTTATTATGAATCCTGTTATTGATAAGGCATATAAATTATCATATATTCCTTATTCTCATGAAAAAATTAATATTGTTCAGGCATTAACAAATTTTACGCATCCTTTTAAAGATTTTATGTTAAAACAGTTAACTTTATCTGATATTAATGTTTTTGTTAAATTAGATCGTAAATATAAAACACCAATAAAAAATTATAAAAATATTTCAATGAAGTTTGTATTACCAGCATTTATTATAAATGAAATAAAAAAGGGTTTTCAGATTGGTTTTACAGTACTTATTCCATTTTTAATCGTTGATTTAATTGTTGCTAGTGTATTAATGTCGTTAGGGATGATGATGATACCTCCATCCAGTATCTCTTTACCTTTTAAATTATTTTTATTTTTAGTATCCAATAGTTGGCAATTACTAATTGTATCTTTATTTCATAGTTTTTTTTATTAAATAAAATATTTAATTTCTTTAAAATATTTATCTTTTAAATAAAATATTAATGTGATTAATACTAACAAATAGGTATAATATAGATCTTATGTTAATAGAATCTTCTCTTTTTTTTAATCAAATAACTCGTATTATTTTAATAATATCAACTCCTTTACTTTTAGCTTCTTTAATAACTGGTTTAATAGTTAGTTTTATTCAATCAGTTACTCAAATTAATGAACAAAGCTTATCTTTTTTGCCTAAAATAATTGCTGTATTTTTTGTATTATCGTTTTGCGGTCCATGGATGTTGCATTATTTAAAAGATTTTACAATTAATTTATTATCTAATTCATTGTACATGTTTATATAATATTATGCATGAATATAATTATACATTACAATTACAAACAAATATAATATTTTTTCTATTGTTATTTGTTCGAATCATTACTTTTTTATTTACAATTCCTTTATTTGGAGATCAATATGTAAATAAAAAAATTAATGTTTATTTAGCGTTATGTTTAAGTTTTATTGCGCTTTTTTTTATTCCATATGATGATTTATTACAATTAAATTTTTTATTGATAATATTTTTATGTTTAAAGCAAATATTAGTAGGATTTTTATTAGGATTTGTGATTAAATTAATATTTTCGATTGCTTTTATTGCTGGAGAAATTATTAGTGCTCAAATTGGTTTATCATTTGCTAATTTTTTTGATTTTAACGCGCGATTAAATCTTTCTCTTATGT is a window encoding:
- a CDS encoding FliM/FliN family flagellar motor C-terminal domain-containing protein, whose product is MSKSINTPLFSLQKIIKQKKIFFLCNKKNKNKKNIFLYDPNINILHVQKILKMLYKDSKCFANIIEKTISKTFCSEIKLSLCDMYIDNFYYNKKMFFYEENIFPLHFTYTEIQSCNSYLIVMFPIVFIQSMISYLLCINNVNMNQLEKNFFDSHTYKYFTKKIISLITKKYISYLSDKLYLKLNKFILKFNYNFNNFSYFIQKSDYIRLKYNIKMNCICSSFFILIPFTCIKNLCPSLQLHNKKLLNTNCLEKKNSFIIDDFKDIKIIISGRIYTVTCMLSDLCNLKIGDVIPISNLNTMFLFAGNILIASGKIYTLKKFYSCCIKKIY
- the fliN gene encoding flagellar motor switch protein FliN, whose translation is MDTNQEFDQNKENNKLIENQTDLPENQEELSKDFEKISKKWNEQQNVNNIDKNNNVLNSNISIQNVPMKITIELGSLQMKIKDILKLKHESLLTLDKEIGKPLNILVNNYIIAQGEIVVVENQYGIRITNIINPINNF
- a CDS encoding flagellar biosynthetic protein FliQ codes for the protein MLIESSLFFNQITRIILIISTPLLLASLITGLIVSFIQSVTQINEQSLSFLPKIIAVFFVLSFCGPWMLHYLKDFTINLLSNSLYMFI
- the fliP gene encoding flagellar type III secretion system pore protein FliP (The bacterial flagellar biogenesis protein FliP forms a type III secretion system (T3SS)-type pore required for flagellar assembly.) — encoded protein: MKYRYIPVILTVVIFFPFISHAASNIDIFNPIVKLIEENKSISSPLELLIFITSLSFISAVVLMMTSFTRIIIVFSLLRNAIGTPYAPPNQVLIGLALILTFFIMNPVIDKAYKLSYIPYSHEKINIVQALTNFTHPFKDFMLKQLTLSDINVFVKLDRKYKTPIKNYKNISMKFVLPAFIINEIKKGFQIGFTVLIPFLIVDLIVASVLMSLGMMMIPPSSISLPFKLFLFLVSNSWQLLIVSLFHSFFY